A single genomic interval of Methylocystis sp. IM3 harbors:
- a CDS encoding S1C family serine protease, translating to MLRPCLSLLLLPLMSLPAPAIAKSSGGIRFMEPYAVEGLAVGATVAPGSWQYKRYKCQPSEQYDHAVACRFSETKDGVNKTLTILHLYNNVVTYINKSVAPAFFSQKEIQSELERLSARFGGPPRVVSSSAGVIASWGEIELAPLRGDALRALKAGKSPHRGFLVDYLMNFQESARRGLPVYELAGGRGFVWIARFAGPKEGALRFLAADPSQMTRTDAPREQPPAQTREAPAPAPRAEASLSTGTGFFVSDKGSLVTNAHVVQDCDRVMVAPSLSSPTPARILARDDANDLALLKIDAPSPARARLRAGVRIGEQIAVFGYPLVGLLSTNGNFTLGNVSATAGAGDDTRFIQISAPVQRGNSGGPVMDQNGNVVGVVVSKLNALAIAGKADDLAQNVNFAIKTTVLMNFLDANGVAYDASAGGSPLATADLAERAKSISALVACEKNAE from the coding sequence TTGCTCAGACCCTGCCTTTCCCTGCTGCTGCTCCCGCTGATGTCCCTGCCGGCCCCCGCCATCGCCAAGTCTTCCGGCGGCATCCGTTTCATGGAGCCCTACGCGGTCGAAGGGCTCGCCGTCGGCGCCACCGTCGCGCCGGGTTCGTGGCAATACAAGAGATACAAATGCCAGCCGAGCGAGCAATACGATCACGCGGTCGCCTGCCGCTTCAGCGAGACCAAGGACGGCGTCAACAAGACGCTCACCATCCTTCATCTCTACAACAATGTCGTCACCTACATTAACAAGTCCGTCGCGCCGGCTTTCTTCTCGCAAAAGGAAATCCAGAGCGAGCTCGAGCGGCTTTCCGCGCGCTTCGGCGGGCCGCCGCGCGTGGTTTCTTCGAGCGCCGGCGTGATTGCGTCATGGGGCGAAATTGAACTCGCGCCCCTGCGCGGCGACGCGCTCCGCGCGCTCAAGGCCGGAAAGAGCCCGCACCGTGGATTTCTCGTCGACTATCTGATGAATTTCCAGGAGTCTGCGCGCCGCGGTCTGCCGGTGTATGAGCTGGCGGGCGGCAGGGGTTTCGTCTGGATCGCGCGCTTTGCCGGCCCGAAAGAAGGCGCGCTGCGCTTTCTTGCCGCGGACCCTTCACAGATGACGAGAACCGACGCCCCGCGTGAACAGCCCCCGGCCCAGACGCGAGAAGCGCCGGCGCCCGCCCCGCGGGCGGAGGCGAGCCTCTCGACCGGGACCGGCTTTTTTGTCTCCGACAAGGGCTCGCTGGTCACCAATGCCCATGTGGTCCAGGATTGCGACCGCGTCATGGTCGCGCCAAGCCTGTCTTCGCCGACGCCCGCGCGGATTCTCGCGCGCGACGACGCCAACGATCTGGCCTTGCTCAAAATCGACGCCCCGTCTCCTGCACGGGCAAGGCTGCGGGCGGGCGTGAGGATCGGCGAACAGATTGCGGTTTTCGGCTATCCGCTCGTCGGCCTGCTCTCCACCAACGGCAATTTCACCCTGGGCAATGTGTCGGCCACCGCGGGCGCCGGCGACGATACGCGCTTCATCCAGATTTCCGCGCCGGTGCAGAGAGGCAATAGCGGCGGACCTGTCATGGACCAGAACGGCAATGTCGTTGGGGTCGTCGTGAGCAAGCTGAACGCTCTCGCCATCGCGGGAAAGGCGGACGACCTCGCCCAGAACGTCAATTTCGCCATCAAGACGACGGTCCTGATGAATTTCCTCGACGCCAACGGGGTGGCTTACGACGCTTCGGCGGGCGGCTCCCCGCTCGCGACGGCCGACCTCGCCGAGCGCGCCAAATCCATTTCCGCGCTCGTCGCCTGCGAGAAAAACGCCGAGTAG
- a CDS encoding PAS domain S-box protein — MKNLYVQRAIRIGAPYAATALAVVAATTVLDASGGILAQRPFVPLFFVSMLITVMAGPGPGVLATVLGALIGDFLFLEPRGSLAIYAKTDAIRLAVFVAPALLFSLGVSLYGRRQRRLVATEIGRTRSLLREEANETLRESEERYRRLFETSRDGIATIDFDGRIADANPAFLSMLGYTLTELRDLCYPDITPERWRETDARILRELILPLGDSGEFEKEYICKDGSVLPVSVRAWPILDAQGKIVAVRAFVRDITERRRAQEALKMADQRKDEFIATLAHELRNPLSPIRNVIYVLRRESALTRQRDKQLLDMAERQVDHLIRLVNELLDFSRISRGKIELKRENVDLRLVLRHAIETAQPAIRSGGHTLRASFPGVPMVVHGDFVRLAQIFTNLLDNAAKYTEHGGTISLVADASRTEIIVTVSDTGVGVPADMLPYIFHYFTQVDRTLGRAKGGLGIGLALVRTLLTLHGGTVEAHSAGVGGGSAFVVKLPAAPAEASGAEEPARIAEKSAPRRVLIIDDEKDVADSFAALLQQLGAVAEAVYCGESGVARIAALRPEIVLLDLGMPGIDGFETARRIRALPEGRKLLLVALSGWGEEQVQARMGPAGFDRRLTKPAEVEALGALLSAHPAAQAAPDG, encoded by the coding sequence TTGAAGAACCTCTACGTCCAACGCGCGATCCGGATTGGCGCGCCTTACGCCGCCACGGCGCTGGCGGTCGTCGCCGCCACGACCGTCCTGGACGCCTCCGGCGGAATATTGGCCCAGCGCCCGTTCGTCCCGCTCTTTTTCGTGTCCATGCTGATCACCGTTATGGCCGGCCCCGGACCGGGCGTTCTGGCCACGGTCCTCGGCGCGCTCATCGGCGACTTCCTGTTTCTGGAGCCACGGGGTTCTCTCGCGATCTACGCAAAAACAGATGCGATCAGATTGGCGGTCTTTGTGGCGCCTGCCCTCCTGTTCTCTCTCGGCGTCAGCTTGTACGGCCGCAGACAGCGCAGGCTCGTGGCCACCGAAATCGGCCGCACCCGGAGCCTCCTGCGAGAAGAGGCCAACGAGACCCTGCGAGAAAGCGAGGAGCGCTACCGCCGCTTGTTCGAGACCAGCCGCGACGGGATCGCCACGATTGATTTCGACGGCAGGATAGCAGACGCCAATCCGGCATTCCTGTCGATGCTTGGATACACGCTCACGGAACTGCGGGACCTGTGTTACCCAGACATAACGCCTGAACGCTGGCGCGAGACGGACGCTCGCATCCTTCGGGAGCTCATTCTGCCACTTGGAGATTCCGGCGAATTCGAAAAGGAATACATATGCAAGGATGGCTCCGTTTTGCCGGTGAGTGTCCGTGCATGGCCTATCCTCGACGCGCAGGGGAAAATCGTCGCCGTCAGGGCCTTCGTTCGCGACATAACGGAACGCAGGCGCGCGCAGGAGGCGCTGAAGATGGCCGACCAGCGCAAAGATGAATTCATCGCGACGCTCGCCCATGAACTGCGCAATCCACTCTCGCCCATTCGCAACGTCATCTATGTGCTGCGGCGCGAGTCAGCTCTGACGCGCCAGCGCGACAAGCAGCTTCTCGACATGGCCGAACGCCAGGTCGACCATCTCATCCGCCTCGTCAACGAGCTTCTGGATTTCTCCCGCATCTCCCGCGGCAAGATCGAATTGAAGAGAGAGAACGTCGACCTTCGGCTGGTGCTGCGGCACGCGATCGAAACGGCGCAGCCGGCCATTCGGTCGGGCGGCCACACGCTGCGCGCATCGTTCCCCGGCGTTCCCATGGTTGTCCATGGCGACTTCGTGCGGCTGGCGCAGATCTTCACCAATCTGCTGGACAACGCCGCGAAATATACGGAACACGGGGGAACGATCTCGCTCGTCGCCGACGCCAGCCGGACGGAAATCATCGTCACCGTCAGCGATACGGGCGTCGGTGTTCCCGCGGACATGCTCCCGTATATTTTCCATTATTTCACGCAGGTCGACCGCACGCTCGGGCGCGCGAAAGGCGGGCTCGGCATCGGCCTTGCGCTCGTCCGCACGCTACTGACCCTCCATGGTGGGACGGTCGAGGCGCACAGCGCCGGCGTCGGGGGCGGCAGCGCCTTTGTCGTCAAACTGCCCGCCGCCCCGGCTGAAGCCTCGGGCGCCGAGGAGCCTGCGCGAATAGCGGAGAAAAGCGCCCCGCGTCGAGTTCTCATCATCGACGACGAGAAAGACGTCGCCGACAGTTTCGCCGCGCTCCTTCAGCAACTGGGAGCCGTCGCCGAGGCGGTCTATTGCGGCGAGAGCGGCGTGGCGCGCATCGCCGCGCTGAGGCCGGAGATCGTGCTGCTCGACCTGGGAATGCCCGGTATCGACGGCTTCGAGACGGCCCGCCGCATCCGCGCCCTGCCGGAGGGACGCAAGCTTCTCCTGGTCGCGCTCAGCGGCTGGGGAGAAGAACAGGTTCAGGCGCGCATGGGTCCGGCAGGATTCGACCGACGCCTGACCAAGCCCGCCGAAGTCGAGGCTCTCGGCGCGCTGCTGAGCGCGCACCCTGCCGCGCAGGCGGCCCCGGACGGTTGA
- a CDS encoding RNA pyrophosphohydrolase, translated as MNAPDSRYRPCVGVTLFNAQGLVFIGHRKAKGAFDQVAEPFMWQMPQGGIDDGETPFQAALRELYEETNVSSVEFLAEAPTWLSYDLPPDAKKRWSGKYIGQTQRWFALRFLGSDSEIDIHAPGGGHHKPEFDDWRWERLDMLPGLIVPFKRQVYRDVVEAFASFAAG; from the coding sequence ATGAACGCGCCCGACAGCCGCTACCGCCCCTGCGTCGGCGTGACCCTGTTCAATGCGCAAGGCCTGGTCTTCATCGGCCATCGCAAAGCGAAGGGCGCCTTTGATCAGGTGGCCGAACCTTTCATGTGGCAGATGCCGCAGGGCGGGATCGACGACGGGGAAACGCCCTTCCAGGCGGCGCTGCGCGAGCTCTACGAGGAAACGAACGTCTCCAGCGTCGAATTTCTCGCCGAGGCGCCAACCTGGCTCTCCTACGACCTGCCGCCCGACGCAAAGAAGCGCTGGAGCGGGAAATACATCGGCCAGACTCAGCGCTGGTTCGCCCTGCGCTTTCTCGGCTCGGACAGCGAAATCGACATTCACGCCCCCGGCGGCGGCCATCACAAGCCGGAGTTCGACGACTGGCGGTGGGAGAGATTGGACATGCTTCCAGGCCTCATCGTGCCATTCAAGCGGCAGGTTTACCGCGACGTGGTCGAAGCCTTCGCGTCATTCGCGGCGGGCTGA
- a CDS encoding RsmB/NOP family class I SAM-dependent RNA methyltransferase: protein MIDSKPFRGRPKTGRQSTRQGFVPAEAAREAEAAKIPGLPARLAAAAIIGDVAQGGHRLDECFSPQAVPSRLTGLDSRDVSLARSIATVALRRLGLIRHALATLLETGLPRQAGRLEFTLIAAAAQLLFLDAADHAAIDLAVRATKLEPKTTPYSGLVNGVLRNLLRRRDEFLELAASGDYDTPAWLLQRWRKHYGEETARAISAMHMREPPLDLTVKSGPEEWAERLDGVVLPTGSVRLRTRTPVVELPGYEEGEWWVQDAAAALPARLLSAKADERLLDMCAAPGGKTAQLAMARAHVVALDRSAERLKVLAGNLSRLGLRADVAVADATGYQAQPFDGILIDAPCSATGTARRHPDVPWTKKPGDIETLAALQTKMLARAALLTKAGGRIVYCTCSLEPEEGEQQIASFLRRNPDFRRDPVTPADGVPSEFINRDGDLRTLPCYWPNEDPRLAGIDGFFASRLVRQA, encoded by the coding sequence TTGATCGATAGTAAACCATTCCGCGGGCGGCCGAAAACAGGGCGTCAATCGACAAGGCAGGGATTTGTTCCGGCGGAAGCCGCCCGCGAGGCGGAGGCTGCGAAGATACCTGGCCTGCCCGCGCGCCTTGCCGCAGCCGCGATCATCGGAGACGTGGCGCAGGGCGGCCATCGTCTCGATGAATGTTTTTCGCCGCAGGCCGTGCCCAGCCGCCTTACGGGCCTCGATTCGCGCGACGTGTCGCTTGCGCGCTCGATCGCCACTGTCGCGCTGCGCCGCCTGGGCCTCATCCGTCATGCGCTGGCCACGCTTCTCGAAACCGGCCTTCCGCGTCAGGCCGGTCGACTGGAATTCACGCTCATCGCGGCCGCCGCGCAGCTTCTCTTCCTCGACGCCGCCGACCATGCGGCGATCGATCTCGCTGTCCGCGCGACGAAGCTCGAGCCCAAGACCACCCCCTATTCGGGACTGGTCAATGGGGTGCTGCGCAATCTGCTGCGCCGGCGCGACGAATTTCTGGAGCTGGCCGCGAGCGGGGATTACGATACGCCTGCCTGGCTCCTCCAGCGCTGGCGAAAACATTACGGCGAAGAGACCGCCCGCGCCATTTCGGCGATGCACATGCGCGAGCCGCCCCTCGACCTGACGGTAAAGTCCGGGCCTGAGGAATGGGCCGAGCGGCTCGACGGCGTCGTGCTGCCGACCGGCTCCGTGCGCCTTCGCACGCGCACGCCGGTCGTTGAACTCCCCGGCTACGAAGAGGGGGAGTGGTGGGTGCAGGACGCTGCTGCGGCGCTGCCCGCCCGGCTCCTCTCCGCGAAGGCGGACGAGCGCTTGCTCGACATGTGCGCCGCCCCTGGCGGCAAGACGGCGCAGCTCGCCATGGCGCGCGCCCATGTGGTGGCGCTGGACCGCTCGGCCGAGCGCCTGAAGGTTCTCGCGGGCAATCTGTCGCGTCTCGGCCTCCGGGCCGACGTCGCCGTCGCCGACGCGACCGGCTATCAGGCCCAGCCCTTCGACGGCATTCTCATCGACGCGCCCTGTTCCGCCACCGGCACTGCGCGCCGCCACCCGGACGTGCCCTGGACCAAAAAGCCGGGCGATATCGAAACGCTCGCCGCCCTGCAGACGAAAATGCTGGCTCGCGCGGCCTTGCTTACAAAGGCTGGCGGACGAATCGTCTATTGCACCTGTTCGCTCGAGCCAGAGGAGGGCGAGCAGCAGATCGCGAGCTTCCTGCGTCGCAACCCGGATTTCCGGCGCGACCCCGTGACGCCGGCGGATGGCGTGCCGTCCGAGTTCATCAACCGTGACGGCGATCTGCGCACGCTGCCCTGCTACTGGCCCAACGAAGACCCGCGGCTCGCGGGAATAGACGGGTTTTTCGCCTCACGGCTCGTGCGGCAGGCCTGA